One region of Bacteroidota bacterium genomic DNA includes:
- the mnmE gene encoding tRNA uridine-5-carboxymethylaminomethyl(34) synthesis GTPase MnmE yields MYVPPNTDTIAALATAHGTAAIAVIRISGPQAFDVVESVFRSRSGKPKMLRSKPGHTAHFGTIVEGKAGEEIMLDEVLVTIFKNPHSYTGEDSVEISCHGSVFIQQQLLQLLYRHGCRAAQPGEFTLRAFLNGKFDLSQAEAVADLIASQSGAAHQVAMQQMRGGFSTKIQILREELMNFASLIELELDFSEEDVEFANRDELRQLLWKIQRLIQRLIDSFEVGNVIKNGIPVAIVGKPNAGKSTLLNALLEEERAIVSDIPGTTRDTIEDEITIDGVLFRFIDTAGLRSTTDTIESIGVSRAFEQIRQSAIVVYLFDVHEMTRAALVPALNEVKSHLSGAQLLVVGNKIDKEDIATAQREFVEFDTLFISAKEKYGIDDLRQKLVSLFDSRTVNITETIVTNARHADALRRTNSAIERIINGMGMQIPGDLLAQDIREALLYLGEITGQQITSDDLLGNIFGKFCIGK; encoded by the coding sequence ATGTATGTACCTCCCAATACCGACACCATTGCCGCATTAGCCACCGCACACGGCACCGCTGCCATTGCGGTTATCCGCATTTCAGGGCCGCAGGCGTTTGATGTGGTGGAAAGCGTGTTTCGCAGCCGCAGCGGAAAACCCAAAATGCTGCGCAGCAAACCGGGCCACACCGCCCATTTCGGCACCATTGTGGAGGGAAAAGCCGGCGAGGAAATTATGCTCGACGAGGTGCTGGTGACCATTTTCAAAAACCCGCACTCGTACACCGGCGAGGACAGTGTGGAAATTTCGTGCCACGGCTCGGTGTTTATTCAGCAGCAGTTGTTGCAGCTGCTTTACCGCCACGGCTGCCGCGCCGCACAGCCGGGCGAGTTTACCCTGCGCGCATTCCTCAACGGCAAGTTCGATCTCTCACAGGCCGAAGCCGTGGCCGACCTTATTGCCTCACAATCGGGCGCGGCACATCAGGTAGCCATGCAGCAAATGCGCGGCGGCTTTTCAACCAAAATTCAGATTCTGCGCGAGGAGCTGATGAACTTTGCCTCACTCATTGAACTCGAACTCGATTTCAGTGAGGAAGATGTGGAGTTTGCCAACCGCGATGAGCTCCGCCAGCTGCTCTGGAAAATTCAACGCCTCATTCAGCGCCTCATCGACTCGTTTGAGGTGGGCAACGTAATTAAAAACGGTATTCCCGTAGCCATTGTGGGCAAACCCAACGCCGGCAAAAGCACCCTGCTCAACGCCCTGCTCGAAGAAGAACGCGCCATTGTAAGCGATATTCCCGGCACCACGCGCGATACCATTGAAGACGAAATAACCATAGACGGTGTGCTCTTCCGTTTCATTGATACCGCCGGACTGCGCAGCACCACCGATACCATTGAAAGCATCGGCGTATCGCGCGCGTTTGAGCAGATCAGGCAGTCGGCCATTGTGGTGTATTTGTTTGATGTACACGAAATGACCCGCGCCGCACTTGTGCCCGCGCTCAACGAAGTGAAAAGCCACCTCAGCGGGGCACAACTGCTGGTGGTGGGCAATAAAATAGACAAGGAAGACATTGCCACCGCACAGCGCGAGTTTGTGGAGTTCGATACGCTGTTTATTTCGGCCAAAGAAAAATACGGTATCGACGATTTGCGGCAAAAGCTGGTAAGCCTGTTCGACAGCCGCACCGTAAACATTACCGAAACCATTGTTACCAACGCCCGCCACGCCGATGCCCTGCGCCGCACCAACAGCGCCATTGAACGCATCATTAACGGCATGGGCATGCAAATTCCCGGCGACCTGCTGGCGCAGGATATCCGCGAAGCACTGCTCTATCTCGGCGAAATTACCGGACAGCAAATTACGTCGGATGATTTGCTGGGGAATATCTTCGGGAAATTTTGTATCGGTAAATAA
- a CDS encoding DUF1801 domain-containing protein: MKKPATVNEYIRSFPASTRKQLEELRAIIRKAAPNAEEVISYGMPGYKQHSVLVYFAGYERHIGFYPTGTGIEAFKELLGAYTFSKGAVQFPLGKPLPKKLITEMVKFRLHLDTEIAAVKLAAKAAKKEAAKAAAQENKAAAGKKAPAKTPAKAVKAAPRTTRAKGR; encoded by the coding sequence ATGAAAAAACCGGCCACCGTAAACGAATACATCCGCAGTTTCCCCGCCTCCACCCGAAAACAGCTTGAAGAACTACGCGCCATTATCCGCAAGGCCGCACCCAACGCCGAAGAGGTAATCAGCTACGGTATGCCCGGCTACAAGCAGCACAGCGTGCTGGTTTACTTTGCGGGTTACGAACGGCACATTGGTTTTTATCCCACCGGCACAGGCATTGAGGCGTTTAAGGAATTGCTGGGTGCCTACACGTTTTCAAAAGGTGCCGTGCAGTTTCCGCTGGGCAAACCGCTGCCCAAAAAACTCATCACCGAAATGGTGAAATTCCGCCTGCATCTGGATACCGAAATTGCCGCCGTCAAACTGGCCGCCAAAGCGGCAAAGAAAGAAGCCGCAAAAGCAGCAGCGCAGGAAAACAAAGCCGCTGCCGGCAAAAAAGCCCCGGCCAAAACGCCCGCCAAAGCGGTTAAGGCAGCCCCGCGCACTACACGCGCCAAAGGCCGTTAA
- a CDS encoding GyrI-like domain-containing protein, which translates to MMNAPEIKHVPEKLLAGCLIEMSYAADKTPLLFRTFMPHRHAIAHKTDAHIFLVNILPGQLQPTGLTPETRFEKCGGVEVSAKGELPEGLTYFTLPGGHYAVFIHKGPAAAFMGTFHFIFNTWLPASVWEYDVTRHRFERIPPGYKPDDADAQEEIWIPVKAR; encoded by the coding sequence ATGATGAACGCACCCGAAATTAAGCACGTGCCGGAAAAACTGCTGGCCGGCTGCCTGATTGAAATGAGCTATGCGGCCGATAAAACGCCGCTTTTGTTCCGCACGTTTATGCCGCACCGCCACGCCATTGCGCATAAAACGGATGCGCATATTTTTCTTGTAAACATATTGCCCGGGCAGTTGCAGCCCACCGGACTTACACCTGAAACCCGTTTTGAGAAATGCGGCGGGGTAGAAGTAAGCGCCAAAGGCGAACTGCCCGAAGGGCTTACGTACTTTACCCTGCCGGGCGGGCATTATGCCGTGTTTATACACAAAGGACCGGCAGCGGCGTTTATGGGTACGTTCCACTTTATTTTCAACACCTGGCTGCCCGCTTCGGTGTGGGAATACGATGTGACACGGCACCGCTTTGAGCGTATTCCGCCCGGCTACAAGCCGGATGATGCGGATGCGCAGGAGGAAATATGGATTCCGGTGAAAGCGCGGTAA